The following coding sequences lie in one Candidatus Annandia adelgestsuga genomic window:
- the speE gene encoding polyamine aminopropyltransferase: MKQRKIWHENKYKNCGQYLTIDKEIYKGYTKYQDLFFFKNNFFGNVFSLNNIINTTEYDEFIYNEIISHIPMISHGHAKNILILGGGNGGILREILKYKKVKKITMIELDIKIIKYCKLYLPNISLNSFENPKLKLKIYNNFNFIKNNKKKFDIIISDFNNYIIQELNFIFLEFYINCKKYLNKNGIIIIKNGVLPIDNNLIIKNFLDIKKIFKKTIIFKSFIPSYYGGIMTFLYATNNLKKNNNNYYKIYKRFLKNKLLCKYYNPLVHINSFILPKYISNIYNL; this comes from the coding sequence TTGAAACAAAGAAAAATATGGCATGAAAATAAATATAAAAATTGTGGTCAATATTTAACTATCGATAAAGAAATATATAAAGGTTATACAAAATATCAAGATTTATTTTTTTTTAAAAATAATTTTTTTGGTAATGTTTTTTCATTAAATAATATTATAAATACTACTGAATATGATGAATTTATATATAATGAAATTATTTCTCATATACCTATGATATCTCATGGACATGCAAAAAATATATTAATTTTAGGAGGTGGAAATGGAGGTATTTTAAGAGAAATATTAAAATATAAAAAAGTTAAAAAAATTACGATGATTGAATTAGATATTAAAATAATTAAATATTGTAAATTATATTTACCTAATATTAGTTTAAATTCTTTTGAAAATCCAAAATTAAAATTAAAAATATATAATAATTTTAATTTTATTAAAAATAACAAAAAAAAATTTGATATAATTATTTCAGATTTTAATAATTATATAATACAAGAATTAAATTTTATTTTTTTAGAATTTTATATTAATTGTAAAAAATATTTAAATAAAAATGGTATTATTATAATTAAAAATGGTGTTTTACCTATAGATAATAATTTAATAATTAAAAATTTTTTAGATATAAAAAAAATATTTAAAAAAACTATTATATTTAAATCTTTTATACCTAGTTACTATGGGGGTATTATGACATTTTTATATGCTACTAATAATTTAAAAAAAAATAATAATAATTATTATAAAATTTATAAAAGATTTTTAAAAAATAAATTATTATGTAAATATTATAACCCATTAGTTCATATTAACAGTTTTATATTACCTAAATATATATCTAATATTTATAATTTATAA
- a CDS encoding ABC transporter ATP-binding protein — MTKALILKNINKNYGNKKIIDNINLTINEKDFYALIGPNGAGKSTIINIITGLTKKNSGKVFIFEKNIDHYKFISKFLIGLVPQESNCNLFENIKQILLYNAGYYGINYDIANKRINKYLVKLNLWNKRFLHFRKLSGGMKKRLMIARSLIHKPKLLILDEPTSGVDIELRKSMWLFLKELNIKGMTIILITHYLEEAENLCNRAGIIYNGSLIENTSMKKLLKKLNSEIFILNINKNTNNIKLNEFNYKKIDKYSLEIEINYKQSLNDIFLQLNSQNINILRIHNKVSRLEKLFIDKLKIKEKL, encoded by the coding sequence ATGACTAAAGCATTAATATTAAAAAATATAAATAAAAATTATGGAAATAAAAAAATAATTGATAATATAAATTTAACAATTAATGAAAAAGATTTTTATGCATTAATTGGACCAAATGGAGCTGGAAAATCTACTATTATTAATATTATCACTGGGTTAACTAAAAAAAATTCAGGAAAAGTATTTATATTTGAAAAAAATATAGATCATTATAAATTTATATCAAAATTTTTAATAGGATTAGTTCCACAAGAATCTAATTGTAATTTATTTGAAAATATAAAACAAATTTTATTATATAATGCTGGATATTATGGAATTAATTATGATATAGCAAATAAAAGAATAAATAAATATTTAGTTAAATTAAACTTATGGAATAAACGTTTTTTGCATTTTAGAAAATTATCTGGTGGAATGAAAAAAAGATTAATGATCGCAAGATCGTTAATTCATAAGCCTAAATTATTAATTTTAGATGAACCTACTTCTGGAGTGGACATAGAATTAAGAAAATCAATGTGGTTATTTTTAAAAGAATTAAATATAAAAGGAATGACAATTATTCTTATAACACATTATTTAGAAGAAGCAGAAAATTTATGTAATCGTGCAGGAATTATTTATAATGGATCTCTAATAGAAAATACTTCTATGAAAAAATTATTAAAAAAATTAAATTCAGAAATATTTATTTTAAATATAAATAAAAATACAAATAATATAAAATTAAATGAATTTAATTATAAAAAAATTGATAAATATAGTTTAGAAATTGAAATAAATTATAAACAATCATTAAATGATATTTTTTTACAATTAAATTCACAAAATATAAATATTTTAAGAATACATAATAAAGTAAGTAGATTAGAAAAATTATTTATAGATAAATTAAAAATTAAGGAAAAATTATAA
- a CDS encoding ABC transporter permease, producing MIKFYFISLINIIYKETFRFLKIWIQTIIPPLINITLYFIIFGNIMNKINKIEGFNYLQFIFPGLVTMIIINNSYNNVSSSFFSSKIQKNIEEIILSPISTNVLIMGYIGSSIIRSLIISLLIIIISFYFIKYKIYSWIIIFFIITLISILFSLIGLLNAIISKTFDNISLIPTLILTPLSYLSGIFYSINNLSTIWKDISLLNPITYMVSGLRYGFIGNINFISFKIILIILLSLIFLFYIITFNCLKKILSN from the coding sequence ATGATAAAATTTTATTTTATATCTTTGATAAATATTATATATAAAGAAACATTTAGATTTTTAAAAATATGGATACAAACTATTATACCTCCTCTTATAAATATTACTTTATATTTTATAATTTTTGGAAATATTATGAACAAAATAAATAAAATAGAAGGATTTAATTATTTACAATTTATTTTTCCAGGGTTAGTTACAATGATTATTATTAATAATTCCTATAATAATGTTTCTTCTTCTTTTTTTAGTTCTAAAATTCAAAAAAATATTGAAGAAATAATTTTATCTCCAATATCAACAAATGTTTTAATTATGGGTTACATAGGAAGTAGCATAATTAGATCTTTAATTATTAGTTTATTAATAATAATAATATCTTTTTATTTTATAAAATATAAAATTTATTCATGGATTATAATATTTTTTATTATTACTTTAATTTCTATTTTATTTTCTTTAATAGGTTTATTAAATGCTATAATATCAAAAACATTTGATAATATTAGTTTGATACCAACTTTAATTTTAACCCCTTTAAGTTATTTAAGTGGTATATTTTATTCTATTAATAACCTATCTACTATTTGGAAAGATATATCTTTATTAAACCCGATAACATATATGGTAAGTGGTTTAAGATATGGTTTTATTGGTAATATTAATTTTATATCTTTTAAAATTATATTAATAATTTTATTATCTTTAATATTTTTATTTTATATTATAACATTTAATTGTTTAAAAAAAATACTTTCTAACTAA
- a CDS encoding adenylate kinase family protein, translated as MYIILVGAPGSGKGTQSKIISKKYKIPHISVGDLLRFNFYKNKKKYNSINNIMKKGKLIKNEKVISMVIKKILEKKYFKKFILDGIPRNIFQTIFFKNFFNSCIYFVFELITDNSIIIDRVKGRLIHPKSGRIYNTKYFPPINKNKDDFTGEPLIKRNDDKKEILIKRLINYHKNNILISSYYNKEYKHGKIIYNRICGNGNVYDINKRIELIINNYI; from the coding sequence ATGTATATTATTTTAGTAGGCGCTCCAGGTTCTGGTAAAGGAACTCAATCAAAAATAATTTCTAAAAAATATAAAATTCCTCATATTTCTGTAGGTGATTTATTAAGATTTAATTTTTACAAAAATAAAAAAAAATACAATAGTATAAATAATATTATGAAAAAAGGTAAATTAATTAAAAATGAAAAAGTTATTTCTATGGTAATAAAAAAAATATTAGAAAAAAAATATTTCAAAAAATTTATTTTGGATGGTATTCCAAGAAATATTTTTCAAACTATATTTTTTAAAAATTTTTTTAATTCATGTATATATTTTGTTTTTGAATTAATAACTGATAATTCAATTATTATAGATAGAGTAAAAGGGAGACTTATACATCCAAAATCTGGAAGAATATATAATACTAAATATTTTCCACCAATTAATAAAAATAAAGATGATTTTACCGGAGAACCGTTAATTAAAAGAAATGATGATAAAAAAGAAATTTTAATTAAAAGATTAATAAATTATCATAAAAATAATATTTTAATATCTTCATATTACAATAAAGAATATAAACATGGTAAAATAATATATAATAGAATTTGTGGTAATGGTAATGTGTATGATATAAATAAAAGAATAGAATTAATAATTAATAATTATATATAA
- the htpG gene encoding molecular chaperone HtpG codes for MKEKNIKTYGFKTEIKQLLNIMIHSLYSNKEIFLRELISNSSDAIDKLRFNSISNPNLYKKIDKPLIKISIDDKKKILKIEDNGIGMTKEEVINNLGTIAKSGTKEFIESLNKKENKKNNMIGKFGVGFYSSFMVANKVSVYTKSALNEQEAIFWVSKGEGEYSIETTKKKNNGTEINLYLRPEELHFLNYNVIENIINKYSNHISIPIKMEIKDKKNKKKEWKKINKAKALWIINKNNISKENYIDFYKNKFNEIDEPLIWSHNFVEGKFEYINLIYIPSTLPRQIWNKDYKGELKLYVQRVFIMEDVKQFLPYYLRFIKGIIDSNDLPLNVSREILQNNNIIKNIRLSLTKRIINMIKKLSKDENKFKIFWNKFGLILKEGVVEDLINKKDIINLLRFSSSFNKDDSTKIISLKDYVSRMKTNQDKIYFITADNFKSAKNSPHLELFYKEKIEVLLLFDRIDEWVINNIIEFEGKKFQSISISDDSLEKLINKSKKIDKNEKNYFLNFLNRIKIILKNKVKDIKINYNIVDTNPVMIKTDINDISTQMSKLLKSVGQKSPKIKYILEINPNNKLIQKICKIKDDKIFKNWIEFLLNQALLIEQGYLNNPNKFIKIINKLLLIK; via the coding sequence AAGAAATATTTTTAAGAGAATTAATATCAAATTCTTCTGATGCAATTGATAAATTAAGATTTAATTCTATTTCTAATCCAAATTTATATAAAAAAATTGATAAACCATTAATAAAAATTTCTATTGATGATAAAAAAAAAATTTTAAAAATAGAAGATAATGGTATTGGAATGACAAAAGAAGAAGTAATTAATAATTTAGGAACTATAGCTAAATCTGGAACTAAAGAATTTATAGAATCTTTAAATAAAAAAGAAAATAAAAAAAATAATATGATTGGTAAATTTGGTGTTGGTTTTTATTCATCTTTTATGGTAGCTAATAAAGTTTCTGTATATACTAAATCTGCATTGAATGAACAAGAAGCTATATTTTGGGTTTCAAAAGGAGAAGGAGAATATTCTATTGAAACTACTAAAAAAAAAAATAATGGTACAGAAATAAATTTATATTTACGTCCAGAAGAATTACATTTTTTAAATTATAATGTTATTGAAAATATAATAAATAAATATTCTAATCATATTTCAATTCCTATTAAAATGGAAATAAAAGATAAAAAAAATAAAAAAAAAGAATGGAAAAAAATAAATAAAGCAAAAGCTTTATGGATAATTAATAAAAATAATATTTCAAAAGAAAATTACATTGATTTTTATAAAAATAAATTTAATGAAATAGATGAACCTTTAATATGGAGTCATAATTTTGTAGAAGGAAAATTTGAATATATAAATTTGATATATATACCTTCAACATTACCTAGACAAATTTGGAATAAAGATTATAAAGGAGAATTAAAATTATATGTTCAACGTGTATTTATTATGGAGGATGTAAAACAATTTTTACCTTATTATTTACGTTTTATAAAAGGTATAATAGATTCTAACGATTTACCTTTGAATGTATCTAGAGAAATATTACAAAATAATAATATAATAAAAAATATAAGATTATCTTTAACTAAACGTATAATAAATATGATTAAAAAATTATCCAAAGATGAAAATAAATTTAAAATATTTTGGAATAAGTTTGGATTAATTTTAAAAGAAGGGGTAGTAGAAGATTTAATTAATAAAAAAGATATTATTAATTTATTAAGATTTTCTTCTTCTTTTAACAAAGATGATAGTACAAAAATAATTTCATTAAAAGATTATGTTTCTAGAATGAAAACTAATCAAGATAAAATATATTTTATTACTGCTGATAATTTTAAATCTGCTAAAAATAGTCCACATTTAGAATTATTTTATAAAGAAAAAATAGAAGTTTTATTATTATTTGATAGAATTGATGAATGGGTTATAAATAATATAATAGAATTTGAAGGTAAAAAATTTCAATCTATTAGTATATCTGATGATTCTTTAGAAAAATTAATTAATAAAAGTAAAAAAATTGATAAAAATGAAAAAAATTATTTTTTAAATTTTTTAAATCGTATAAAAATTATATTAAAAAACAAAGTAAAAGATATAAAAATAAATTATAATATTGTTGATACTAACCCTGTAATGATAAAAACTGATATAAACGATATTAGTACTCAAATGTCTAAATTATTAAAATCTGTAGGTCAAAAATCTCCAAAAATTAAATATATTTTAGAAATAAATCCAAATAATAAATTAATACAAAAAATTTGTAAAATAAAAGACGATAAAATTTTTAAAAATTGGATAGAATTTTTATTAAATCAAGCTTTATTAATTGAACAAGGTTATTTAAATAATCCTAATAAATTTATTAAAATTATAAATAAATTATTATTAATTAAATAG